Proteins encoded together in one Desulfurispira natronophila window:
- the hemH gene encoding ferrochelatase, protein MKLGIVLLNMGGPTSLDKVLPFLTNLFNDPHILGIKNRLVQKALAGYIISRRLNTAISHYEKIGGKSPLLEHTLALCDEVEAEFAKLGMEAIVLPGMRYTEPRTEESLAKLVDEGCDRIVAFSMYPQYSVTTSGSSLADFDAAIKAWPHLPVTRVEQYPDERHYIGAVRHRIDESLQSLSKPPLLLFCAHSLPEKLVRQGDPYRDHVFRTVQAVLQYYPEYEHEVVFQSRATRGRWLGPSIEERLPELVDDGKLNLLVIPLSFTCDNVETSYELEIEHRELAEELGVKSYQVVQCPNASHHFAHAIRKMIMRELEHE, encoded by the coding sequence ATGAAACTCGGCATAGTTCTGCTTAATATGGGTGGTCCCACCTCCCTTGACAAAGTGCTTCCTTTCCTGACTAATCTTTTTAATGATCCTCATATTCTTGGTATAAAAAATCGCCTGGTACAGAAGGCCCTGGCGGGATATATCATTTCGCGTCGACTTAATACCGCAATAAGCCACTATGAAAAAATTGGCGGCAAGAGCCCTTTACTGGAACACACACTGGCTTTGTGCGATGAGGTTGAGGCGGAATTTGCCAAGCTGGGCATGGAGGCCATCGTCTTGCCCGGAATGCGTTATACCGAGCCTCGCACCGAAGAAAGCCTGGCTAAACTGGTGGATGAAGGATGCGACCGGATTGTAGCATTCAGTATGTACCCACAGTACTCTGTGACCACGAGCGGCAGCAGTCTGGCTGATTTTGATGCGGCCATCAAGGCGTGGCCGCATTTGCCGGTAACACGGGTAGAGCAGTATCCTGACGAGCGTCACTATATTGGCGCTGTGCGGCATCGTATAGATGAGTCTCTGCAAAGCCTTTCCAAGCCTCCCCTTTTACTTTTTTGTGCCCATTCCTTACCGGAAAAGCTCGTGCGTCAGGGTGATCCCTATCGTGATCATGTTTTTCGCACGGTTCAGGCGGTGTTGCAGTACTATCCCGAGTATGAGCATGAGGTTGTTTTTCAGAGCCGGGCTACCCGTGGGCGTTGGTTGGGCCCCAGCATAGAAGAGCGTCTTCCGGAGTTGGTAGATGATGGCAAACTCAACTTGCTGGTTATTCCCTTGAGCTTTACTTGCGACAATGTCGAGACCAGTTATGAGCTGGAGATAGAGCATCGGGAACTGGCCGAAGAGCTGGGCGTGAAGTCCTACCAGGTGGTGCAGTGCCCCAATGCCTCTCACCACTTTGCTCACGCTATAAGAAAGATGATTATGAGGGAGCTTGAGCATGAGTGA
- the metX gene encoding homoserine O-acetyltransferase MetX — translation MSEKLLVQTRHFQLHLGEKGFFLESGRILPEVNIAYETYGVLNADRSNVILICHALTGNAHAAGYNHESESKPGWWDAMIGPGKVLDTNKYFIVSTNVIGGCHGTTGPRSVNPATGRRYNIQFPVVTVKDMVRAQWLFVKQCFHVEKIHTVIGGSLGGMQVLQWAISYPSKVERAVVIAATGRISPQAIAMNKVGRQAIMRDPNWKNGNYPDGAGPVDGLGVARMMGHISYLSYDSMQRKFGRDFKKTDGFYDFFGEFQVESYLDYNGYNFAKRFDANSYLYLIKAMDLFDIGMDNGYREVLAAITSRTLVVSIASDILFPAHESRELYQAMSEEGVDVTYHEMDSDVGHDGFLVDYHLLVPVVESFLNA, via the coding sequence ATGAGCGAAAAGCTTCTGGTGCAAACCCGCCACTTTCAGTTGCACTTGGGGGAAAAAGGCTTTTTTCTGGAGTCGGGACGTATTTTACCGGAGGTGAACATTGCCTATGAAACCTACGGTGTTCTCAATGCAGACCGCAGTAATGTTATCCTTATCTGTCATGCCCTGACGGGCAATGCTCACGCTGCCGGCTACAATCACGAGTCTGAAAGCAAGCCGGGCTGGTGGGATGCTATGATTGGTCCTGGTAAAGTTCTGGATACGAATAAATACTTTATTGTCAGTACCAATGTCATTGGTGGTTGTCACGGCACTACCGGTCCGCGTTCAGTTAATCCTGCCACCGGACGGCGCTATAATATTCAATTTCCAGTGGTAACGGTCAAGGATATGGTTCGGGCCCAATGGCTCTTTGTCAAGCAGTGTTTCCATGTGGAAAAAATCCACACGGTTATTGGTGGCTCTTTGGGCGGTATGCAGGTGCTGCAGTGGGCCATTAGTTACCCCAGCAAGGTGGAGCGGGCAGTGGTGATTGCTGCAACCGGTCGCATTTCCCCCCAGGCCATTGCCATGAACAAGGTCGGGCGCCAGGCAATTATGCGCGACCCCAACTGGAAAAACGGCAACTATCCAGACGGCGCTGGCCCCGTCGATGGACTGGGAGTAGCCCGCATGATGGGGCACATATCCTACCTGAGCTATGATTCCATGCAGCGTAAATTTGGACGAGACTTTAAAAAAACGGATGGCTTTTACGACTTCTTTGGTGAGTTCCAGGTAGAGTCGTATCTTGACTACAATGGCTACAACTTTGCCAAACGCTTTGACGCTAATAGCTACCTTTACCTGATAAAAGCTATGGATCTGTTTGATATTGGCATGGACAATGGGTATCGGGAGGTATTGGCGGCCATTACTTCCCGCACCCTGGTGGTGTCCATTGCCAGTGATATTCTGTTTCCGGCCCATGAGAGCCGTGAGCTTTACCAGGCTATGAGCGAGGAGGGCGTGGATGTGACATATCACGAGATGGACTCTGATGTTGGCCACGACGGATTTTTGGTGGATTATCACTTGCTGGTGCCGGTGGTTGAGAGCTTTCTCAATGCATAG
- a CDS encoding DUF192 domain-containing protein has product MRALAQWTLALLLALVTCSSASTSPIITPNGSTLELPAHKSPVTFELALVHIRSEKSTHSLMAEVARTPQQHMRGLMYRTAMPPDSAMLFVFSSDQTRGFWMYRTHLSLSIAYLDRQGVIVSIKNMEPCFERSPQQCRSEAKAYRPAVPYRYALEVNQGYFRQNAIAIGDQVQW; this is encoded by the coding sequence ATGAGAGCTTTGGCGCAGTGGACACTGGCACTGCTGCTGGCACTGGTCACCTGCAGCAGTGCCAGTACCTCACCCATAATTACTCCCAATGGATCCACACTGGAACTGCCAGCACACAAATCGCCGGTAACCTTTGAGCTTGCCCTGGTGCACATTCGCTCCGAAAAGAGCACTCATAGCCTCATGGCAGAAGTAGCACGCACACCGCAGCAACATATGCGAGGGCTGATGTACCGCACTGCCATGCCCCCAGACAGCGCCATGCTCTTTGTCTTTTCCTCTGATCAGACGAGAGGATTCTGGATGTACCGCACTCACTTATCGCTAAGCATAGCCTACCTGGACCGGCAGGGAGTCATTGTTTCAATCAAAAACATGGAGCCGTGCTTTGAGCGTTCACCTCAACAATGTCGCTCTGAGGCAAAAGCCTATCGTCCAGCAGTGCCATATCGCTATGCATTGGAAGTAAATCAGGGATATTTTCGCCAAAATGCCATTGCTATAGGCGACCAGGTTCAGTGGTAG
- a CDS encoding HD domain-containing protein: MTASLLRLSEETLLKSIWNIANHTFPGCQIRLTGGWVRDRLRGVPSNDIDLILWQANPQQFASSILQHFPGSMHPMEPAPDKSRKVEAVKLYLYTPGEERFELDLMQITHGSNFHEALQGDALRRDFTINALFYDYQYQCIDDPTRGLDDLNQQQLRLTGNNPLRLQEDPLRLLRLARFHAQLGFNIEKQTRTAMECPTTISLLRQVSTERIGQELWQISSQDGTSAALELLFECGALDTLLTMALGEVNLAPWDIDQMTPHHHLSLWQHSLMALKCMEKKVSNSSDLQKRSALLLAALLHDIGKRCPWLWQNNERGHRTYYGHEHASATMTETFLRHYHFPQSFCARVKALVKSHMLPASLAQAKDKTLRNFLRKAVQEELDWHDTFALCYCDIVSKGKSPEETSMILTQLTKLEQRVSIVERHCHEIGRPPQQPLFNGHAIMKIFSNHTPGPWIGEVQQALLEIQDEQPAIETSHAAALLRESFPAYVAP; the protein is encoded by the coding sequence ATGACCGCTTCACTCCTCAGACTTTCCGAAGAAACACTGCTGAAAAGCATTTGGAACATTGCAAACCACACCTTCCCTGGTTGCCAGATACGCTTGACTGGTGGCTGGGTACGAGATCGCCTGCGGGGAGTGCCCAGTAACGACATTGACCTGATCTTGTGGCAAGCCAATCCACAACAATTTGCTTCCAGCATTCTCCAGCATTTTCCCGGCTCCATGCACCCGATGGAGCCGGCACCCGACAAAAGTCGCAAAGTAGAGGCCGTGAAGCTTTATCTTTACACTCCAGGGGAGGAGCGCTTTGAACTGGATCTTATGCAAATCACCCACGGCAGCAATTTTCACGAAGCACTGCAGGGTGATGCCCTGCGACGAGACTTCACTATCAACGCCCTATTTTACGACTATCAGTACCAGTGTATTGACGACCCTACAAGGGGACTGGATGACCTGAACCAACAACAACTGCGACTCACCGGCAATAACCCACTGCGCCTGCAGGAAGACCCCCTGCGCCTGTTGCGGTTAGCTCGCTTTCACGCCCAGCTCGGGTTTAATATAGAGAAGCAGACCCGCACCGCCATGGAGTGCCCGACTACCATATCTCTCTTGAGGCAAGTAAGCACTGAGCGCATTGGTCAGGAACTGTGGCAGATAAGCTCGCAGGATGGTACATCAGCAGCCCTGGAGCTCCTCTTTGAATGTGGCGCCCTGGATACCTTGCTGACCATGGCTTTAGGAGAAGTGAACCTGGCCCCATGGGACATTGATCAAATGACTCCCCATCACCATCTCAGCTTGTGGCAGCACAGCCTCATGGCACTAAAGTGCATGGAAAAGAAGGTATCGAACTCTTCTGACTTGCAGAAACGATCAGCCTTACTCTTGGCAGCCCTACTCCATGACATTGGCAAGCGTTGCCCATGGCTGTGGCAAAACAATGAGCGAGGTCACCGCACCTACTACGGCCATGAGCATGCAAGCGCCACCATGACGGAAACCTTTCTGCGTCACTACCACTTCCCCCAATCTTTTTGCGCCAGAGTGAAAGCTTTGGTAAAGTCCCACATGCTGCCAGCTTCCCTGGCCCAGGCTAAAGATAAAACCCTGCGGAATTTTCTGCGCAAGGCAGTCCAAGAGGAACTTGACTGGCATGACACCTTCGCTCTGTGCTATTGTGATATAGTTTCCAAGGGAAAGTCTCCTGAGGAGACCTCCATGATCCTCACGCAGCTAACTAAACTTGAGCAGCGCGTAAGTATTGTGGAAAGGCACTGCCACGAGATAGGGCGCCCACCTCAGCAGCCACTTTTCAATGGCCATGCCATCATGAAAATTTTCTCCAACCACACCCCTGGCCCGTGGATTGGCGAAGTACAGCAAGCACTGCTGGAGATACAGGACGAGCAACCAGCTATCGAGACGAGTCATGCGGCAGCCCTTTTGCGGGAAAGTTTTCCCGCCTATGTGGCACCTTAA
- a CDS encoding LutC/YkgG family protein, with protein sequence MLNEFLQRCQATGMQTCTIPLTELSNTLDIENHTQQTIHLPRLDIPSTATPVDVNGINRCVIEADAGIAECGSFVIDQQDSQLRLASCMAETLVVVLEASRLVASLEDIAGYMEEKLRNNQAGFIAFISGASRTADIERELTIGVHGPRRMHAIIITDR encoded by the coding sequence ATGCTTAACGAATTCCTTCAGCGCTGCCAGGCCACTGGCATGCAAACCTGCACCATCCCTCTGACAGAGCTCTCGAATACACTTGATATCGAAAACCATACCCAACAAACCATCCACCTCCCCCGCCTTGACATACCTTCCACAGCGACCCCAGTGGACGTCAACGGCATAAACCGTTGTGTTATTGAAGCCGATGCCGGCATAGCTGAGTGCGGCTCATTTGTAATAGACCAGCAGGACTCCCAGCTTCGTTTGGCCAGCTGCATGGCTGAAACCCTGGTAGTAGTGCTTGAAGCCTCTCGCCTGGTAGCGTCGCTTGAAGATATTGCCGGGTACATGGAAGAGAAACTACGCAATAATCAGGCTGGCTTTATCGCCTTTATATCCGGCGCCAGCCGGACGGCTGACATTGAACGGGAACTAACCATTGGTGTCCACGGCCCACGTCGTATGCACGCTATAATCATCACAGACAGGTAG
- a CDS encoding NUDIX hydrolase — MGKYLEIKTAGQWEYASRVNCEGAVIVLIYHRDTHRYLMVEQFRPPVNMRVLEFPAGLIDPGETPIQTAVRELREEAGVEATPEDLIELGSAYSSVGMSDEKVYFYAIIVSSNTRILPSELQGAEFENGLVSRWVSEIDVLQTRAAKAQSILARFKAKQEQPNLMLP; from the coding sequence ATGGGAAAATACCTGGAAATCAAAACCGCCGGACAGTGGGAGTACGCTAGTCGAGTCAATTGCGAGGGTGCGGTAATAGTCCTTATTTACCACCGCGATACTCACCGCTACCTTATGGTGGAGCAGTTTCGACCACCAGTAAACATGCGAGTACTGGAATTCCCCGCCGGACTTATAGACCCTGGCGAAACCCCTATACAAACAGCGGTGCGCGAACTACGGGAAGAAGCGGGAGTAGAGGCAACTCCGGAAGACCTGATCGAATTAGGCTCAGCGTACAGCTCAGTGGGAATGAGTGACGAGAAAGTTTACTTTTACGCCATTATCGTCAGTAGCAACACCAGGATACTCCCATCAGAACTCCAGGGAGCAGAATTTGAAAATGGCCTGGTCAGCCGCTGGGTCAGCGAGATAGACGTACTGCAAACCAGAGCAGCCAAGGCACAAAGTATCCTGGCCCGCTTCAAGGCTAAGCAGGAGCAACCGAACTTGATGCTTCCCTGA
- a CDS encoding ABC transporter ATP-binding protein has translation MSTPPLKTSAISKDYGQSPALYPLDLELKSGEIFGLLGPNGAGKTTLISMLTSLIDPTSGTASIMGFDILKDSIAARLNVGVVPQEIVSHGFFSIEKVLNFHSGYYGIADNREHIKYLMHRLSLYEHRNKLVRQLSGGMKRRLLIAKSLVHRPALLLLDEPTAGVDVDLRNDLWQFVLELNRDHGTTVLLTTHYIKEAEELCHRIGVLHLGRLIALDDTRNLIHQLTRRQVQIRLTGNIDISRFDPAIVSGEHELQIQIPHGSTVGKLISELGIPMECMEDISVGEGTLEEAFVALIHNHNGVA, from the coding sequence ATGTCAACACCTCCCCTCAAAACCAGTGCTATCAGCAAAGACTATGGCCAGTCTCCTGCCCTGTACCCACTGGATCTGGAGTTGAAATCTGGTGAGATTTTCGGGTTGCTGGGGCCGAATGGCGCTGGCAAAACCACACTGATCTCCATGCTCACCAGTCTGATCGACCCCACCAGCGGCACCGCCAGTATTATGGGCTTTGATATTCTCAAGGACAGCATAGCGGCCCGACTCAACGTGGGGGTTGTGCCCCAGGAGATCGTTTCCCACGGTTTTTTCAGTATAGAAAAAGTCCTCAACTTCCACTCCGGCTACTACGGCATAGCCGACAACCGTGAACACATCAAATACCTGATGCACCGCCTATCCCTTTACGAGCATCGCAATAAACTGGTGCGACAACTATCCGGAGGGATGAAACGAAGACTGCTGATTGCCAAGTCACTGGTACATCGCCCGGCACTGCTGTTGCTGGATGAGCCGACTGCCGGCGTCGATGTAGATCTGCGCAACGACCTATGGCAATTTGTCCTGGAACTCAATCGCGATCACGGAACCACCGTCTTGCTGACCACCCATTATATCAAGGAGGCGGAGGAGCTTTGCCATCGCATCGGAGTTCTCCATCTGGGGCGCCTCATTGCTCTGGATGATACCCGCAATCTCATCCATCAACTTACCCGGCGGCAGGTGCAGATTCGCCTTACGGGTAACATCGACATATCTCGCTTTGACCCAGCCATTGTCAGTGGCGAACACGAGCTGCAAATACAAATTCCCCACGGAAGTACCGTAGGGAAACTGATCAGCGAGTTGGGTATCCCCATGGAGTGTATGGAAGATATCAGCGTAGGCGAAGGCACACTTGAGGAGGCATTTGTCGCGCTTATTCACAACCATAACGGAGTCGCCTGA
- the hemG gene encoding protoporphyrinogen oxidase gives MSESQRIAVIGGGLSGLSTAYYLHKARPDLRIILYEASTRPGGKIQTLRDDFTCESGPNGFLDSRTEILELSRELGLEARLLPANADSARRFIFSCGTLHEIQPHPVKFMSSPLLSLKGKLRLAMEAVAPKPQGDDETLEEFGCRKLGREAFERLIDPMASGVYAGDPSRMSVKACFPRIYEMDRQYGSLTKALFAIKKEKRQAGEASSGPAGPGGLLTSFKNGLGEIIEALHDQCGATLRLEMPVIAIERDNDKFIVKTSTCADRYDAVVCATPAWNTASMVAGLHSPLADKLQQIESSPINVIALAFNREELSGGDTHGFGFLVPGKENRQILGCLWSSSIFKYRAPQDAFLVQCMVGGARQHDLASLEDPELVKLVREELKLSMGIEAEPIYSRVFRWSAGIPQYNMGHTQLVEELEALCREEIQGFYLTGNSYRGIAVNDCVVDAQRLAEEILATDKDSMETVNKAKK, from the coding sequence ATGAGTGAGTCACAGCGTATAGCCGTCATTGGCGGCGGACTTAGCGGATTGAGTACCGCTTATTATCTTCACAAGGCGCGCCCTGATTTGCGTATTATCCTCTATGAAGCCTCCACTCGGCCAGGGGGGAAGATCCAGACTCTGCGAGATGACTTTACCTGCGAATCTGGCCCTAATGGTTTCCTTGACAGTCGCACGGAAATTCTGGAACTGAGTCGCGAGTTGGGACTTGAGGCCAGGCTCCTTCCTGCCAATGCCGACAGTGCCCGGCGATTTATTTTCAGCTGTGGCACCTTGCATGAAATTCAACCTCATCCGGTTAAATTTATGAGTAGTCCACTGCTGAGCTTGAAGGGGAAATTGCGGCTGGCAATGGAGGCAGTTGCTCCAAAACCTCAGGGTGACGATGAAACCCTGGAGGAGTTCGGTTGCCGCAAGCTGGGGCGAGAAGCCTTTGAAAGGCTTATTGATCCCATGGCAAGCGGTGTCTATGCCGGTGACCCAAGTCGTATGAGTGTCAAGGCTTGCTTTCCTCGGATATATGAGATGGACCGCCAGTATGGTTCTCTCACCAAAGCTCTTTTTGCTATAAAAAAGGAGAAACGGCAAGCAGGCGAGGCCTCCTCGGGGCCAGCTGGCCCTGGTGGACTGTTGACATCGTTTAAAAATGGTCTTGGTGAAATTATTGAGGCCCTGCATGATCAGTGCGGCGCTACTTTGCGTCTGGAAATGCCCGTCATTGCTATAGAGCGAGATAATGACAAGTTTATCGTCAAAACCAGTACTTGTGCTGATCGCTACGATGCTGTTGTTTGCGCTACCCCTGCCTGGAATACTGCCAGTATGGTTGCTGGACTCCACTCACCACTGGCTGACAAACTTCAGCAAATCGAGTCATCCCCGATTAATGTCATAGCTCTGGCATTTAACCGTGAGGAACTTTCCGGGGGAGATACCCATGGTTTTGGCTTTTTGGTACCCGGGAAGGAAAATCGCCAAATATTGGGCTGCCTGTGGAGTAGCTCGATATTTAAATATCGAGCGCCACAAGATGCCTTTCTTGTGCAGTGTATGGTGGGAGGCGCCAGACAGCATGATTTAGCCAGCCTGGAGGATCCAGAGCTGGTGAAACTGGTACGGGAAGAGTTGAAGTTGTCAATGGGGATCGAGGCTGAACCAATATATTCCCGCGTATTTCGATGGTCGGCAGGTATTCCCCAGTACAATATGGGGCATACACAACTGGTGGAGGAGTTGGAGGCTCTCTGTCGTGAGGAAATCCAGGGTTTTTATCTCACCGGAAACTCCTACCGGGGTATAGCTGTTAACGATTGTGTGGTGGATGCACAGCGTTTGGCTGAAGAGATCCTGGCGACAGACAAAGATAGCATGGAAACAGTCAATAAAGCTAAGAAGTAA
- a CDS encoding FadR/GntR family transcriptional regulator, translating into MNQPDDMFAKIKPKRISDEIYSQIKELILAGKLQPGQKLPPERELAANMGVSRPSLREAIHRLEAQGFVSHIQGSGTYVSSMTENAMGAAIDEYFKRGESIFDVVEMRKVLETWAARIAAERATDEEIVQMEEYLEEMRVACEQMQVGHEPDANFHSTISYATHNVLFVHVMNTIHQWVEQVSYEVRSRMFQDPEHHTMLYRQHKAIFEAIRDRNVDGAGMAMLEHMKYIEEQTRQIFADKLSRSASS; encoded by the coding sequence ATGAATCAGCCAGACGACATGTTTGCCAAAATCAAGCCTAAGCGTATCAGTGACGAAATATACAGCCAGATCAAAGAGCTTATTCTTGCCGGCAAACTGCAGCCTGGACAAAAGTTGCCACCTGAGCGAGAGTTGGCTGCCAACATGGGGGTCAGTCGTCCCAGCTTGCGCGAAGCTATTCACCGGCTGGAGGCCCAGGGGTTTGTCAGTCATATACAAGGCAGTGGCACCTATGTCAGCTCCATGACAGAGAATGCCATGGGCGCGGCTATAGACGAGTACTTCAAGCGGGGTGAGTCAATATTTGATGTGGTGGAAATGCGCAAGGTGCTGGAGACCTGGGCGGCCCGTATAGCCGCAGAGCGCGCTACAGATGAGGAAATTGTTCAGATGGAGGAGTACCTGGAGGAGATGCGTGTAGCTTGCGAGCAGATGCAGGTTGGACACGAGCCTGATGCCAACTTTCACTCCACCATCAGTTATGCAACCCACAACGTGTTGTTTGTGCATGTCATGAACACGATTCACCAGTGGGTGGAGCAGGTCTCCTACGAAGTGCGCTCACGCATGTTTCAGGATCCGGAGCACCACACCATGCTCTATCGTCAACACAAGGCCATCTTCGAAGCTATTCGTGATCGGAACGTGGATGGAGCCGGGATGGCAATGCTGGAGCACATGAAGTACATAGAAGAGCAGACTCGGCAGATTTTTGCTGACAAATTGTCAAGGTCGGCTTCATCTTAA
- a CDS encoding L-lactate permease, with the protein MSHTLLSLLAFTPLVLAAILLVGLNWPARRAMPIVFVTTAIIGVVAWEMTITRVIASTLQGLILTASILWIIFGAIMLLNTLKHSGAITAIRGGFSRISPDRRVQAIIVAWLFGCFIEGASGFGTPAAIAAPLLVAIGFPALAAVTIGMMIQSTPVSFGAVGTPIVIGVTAGLDKEGITADLLANQSSWEVFYQLITSQVAITHAIVGLFMPLLMCVMLSRFFGKNRSWTEGLAIAPFAIFAGLAFVLPYAAAGVFLGPEFPSLIGALVGLSIVVPAAKAGFLIPKKTWDFADPKEWPTEWMGNIEIKLDALASKVPMKNWMAWVPYLLLAVFLVISRVVPEVTAFLTSFLSFGWSNILGEAGVSGNIQPFYLPGGIMIMVVAITFFLHRMKLGEIRQALNESSRTLLGAGFVLIFTIPMVRILINSGVNAADLPSMPIAMAQLVAEGMGAAYPFFAPAVGGLGAFIAGSNTVSNLMLSQYQFSVGELLGISSALLVAMQAVGAAAGNMIAIHNVVAASATVGLLGREGRTLRMTAIPTLYYLVFAGILAMLAVYVLGITDPLVPT; encoded by the coding sequence ATGAGTCATACCTTGCTCTCCTTGCTGGCCTTCACCCCACTGGTGCTGGCAGCGATTCTGTTGGTGGGTCTGAACTGGCCTGCACGTCGCGCTATGCCCATTGTCTTTGTCACTACCGCCATTATTGGTGTCGTCGCCTGGGAGATGACCATTACCAGAGTTATCGCATCAACTCTGCAGGGCCTCATCCTCACCGCTTCTATACTTTGGATTATCTTTGGTGCCATTATGCTGCTCAATACCCTTAAGCACTCTGGTGCCATAACTGCGATCAGGGGTGGGTTTTCCCGCATCAGCCCTGACCGTCGCGTGCAGGCAATTATCGTGGCCTGGCTCTTTGGTTGCTTCATTGAGGGTGCATCGGGCTTTGGCACTCCCGCAGCCATAGCGGCACCACTGCTGGTGGCTATCGGCTTCCCTGCCTTGGCAGCCGTCACCATTGGCATGATGATTCAGTCTACACCGGTTTCTTTTGGCGCCGTGGGCACCCCCATAGTCATTGGCGTTACCGCTGGTCTTGACAAAGAGGGTATCACTGCCGACCTGCTGGCCAACCAGTCCAGTTGGGAAGTGTTCTATCAGTTGATAACCTCACAGGTGGCCATAACTCACGCTATTGTCGGTCTTTTTATGCCGTTGCTTATGTGCGTTATGCTTTCGCGTTTCTTTGGCAAGAATCGCTCCTGGACCGAAGGCCTGGCTATAGCCCCTTTTGCCATCTTTGCTGGACTGGCTTTTGTCCTTCCCTACGCAGCCGCTGGTGTTTTCCTGGGGCCTGAGTTTCCCTCTCTGATCGGTGCTCTGGTGGGGCTGTCCATCGTCGTGCCAGCCGCCAAGGCCGGCTTCCTGATTCCCAAAAAGACCTGGGACTTTGCCGACCCCAAGGAGTGGCCAACGGAGTGGATGGGCAACATTGAGATCAAGCTGGATGCACTGGCCAGCAAGGTGCCCATGAAAAACTGGATGGCCTGGGTGCCCTACCTGCTGCTGGCGGTGTTCCTGGTTATTTCGCGGGTTGTGCCGGAGGTAACAGCATTTCTCACCAGCTTTCTCAGTTTCGGCTGGTCAAATATCCTGGGTGAAGCGGGAGTATCCGGCAATATTCAACCCTTCTACCTCCCCGGTGGCATCATGATAATGGTCGTTGCCATCACCTTTTTCCTCCACCGCATGAAGTTGGGAGAAATCCGCCAGGCGCTTAATGAATCATCCCGCACTCTGCTCGGTGCTGGATTCGTGCTGATCTTCACCATCCCTATGGTGCGTATTCTTATCAATTCGGGGGTCAACGCCGCCGACCTTCCTTCCATGCCCATCGCTATGGCACAGTTAGTGGCGGAGGGAATGGGTGCGGCCTATCCCTTCTTTGCTCCCGCAGTGGGTGGGCTGGGAGCTTTTATTGCGGGGTCTAACACCGTTTCAAACCTCATGCTCTCCCAGTACCAGTTCAGCGTCGGCGAGCTGCTGGGTATATCCAGTGCCTTGCTGGTGGCTATGCAGGCGGTTGGAGCTGCTGCCGGAAATATGATCGCCATACACAATGTGGTAGCAGCCTCCGCCACGGTTGGTCTCTTGGGGCGTGAAGGAAGAACGCTGCGCATGACAGCAATCCCAACTCTGTACTACCTGGTCTTTGCGGGGATTCTTGCCATGCTGGCCGTTTATGTCCTGGGTATCACTGATCCGCTGGTGCCCACATAA